Genomic DNA from Bacillus sp. Marseille-P3661:
AGTCTCAAAACACATGAGACTGTGTTAATATATAGGATAGTTGAGTGGGAGGGTCGGACAAGGCCTTATAACCACATCACGGACTTTAAGGAGGTGTGTCTCGTGGCTAAAAAAGTAATTAAGGTTGTTAAACTTCAAATTCCTGCAGGTAAAGCAAACCCAGCGCCACCGGTTGGTCCTGCACTAGGTCAAGCAGGTGTAAATATCATGGGATTCTGTAAGGAATTCAATGCTCGTACAGCTGACCAAGCTGGTCTAATTATCCCTGTTGAGATTACTGTATTTGAAGATCGTTCATTTACGTTCGTAACAAAAACTCCGCCTGCTGCTGTTCTTCTTAAAGTAGCTGCTGGTATTCAGTCTGGTTCTGGTGAACCAAACAAGAAGAAAGTTGCGACGGTTAAACGTGATAAAGTACGTGAAATCGCTGAACAAAAAATGCCTGACCTTAACGCAGCAAATGTCGAATCTGCAATGCGTATGGTTGAAGGTACAGCGCGCAGCATGGGAATCGTTATTGAAGACTAATCCCGTGAGTTGCTAATGTGATTGGCAGAGGTTGCGATTCCTTTTCGCAACCTTTATTCGTGGGAGGTAAAACCGTTATAACCACATACAAGGAGGATTTTATTCATGGCTAAAAAAGGTAAAAGATATCAAGAGCTTACAAAGCTTGTTGATCGTTCAAAAGCATATCCGGT
This window encodes:
- the rplK gene encoding 50S ribosomal protein L11 is translated as MAKKVIKVVKLQIPAGKANPAPPVGPALGQAGVNIMGFCKEFNARTADQAGLIIPVEITVFEDRSFTFVTKTPPAAVLLKVAAGIQSGSGEPNKKKVATVKRDKVREIAEQKMPDLNAANVESAMRMVEGTARSMGIVIED